One region of Azoarcus sp. CIB genomic DNA includes:
- a CDS encoding c-type cytochrome, translating to MKRLFVVAIALAASATSLPAAALDAAAADALVRKSKCLTCHAVDKKKDGPAFKETAGKYKGKPEAMEKLTKHVTVPSKVKVEGKEEDHETLKTEDPAAVKNVVEWILSL from the coding sequence ATGAAGCGTCTTTTTGTTGTCGCCATAGCCCTCGCCGCGAGTGCAACGAGCCTGCCGGCCGCCGCGCTCGATGCCGCCGCCGCCGATGCGCTGGTTCGCAAGAGCAAGTGCCTGACCTGTCACGCCGTCGATAAGAAGAAGGACGGCCCCGCGTTCAAGGAAACCGCGGGCAAGTACAAGGGCAAGCCCGAGGCGATGGAGAAGCTCACCAAGCACGTCACGGTGCCGAGCAAGGTCAAGGTCGAGGGCAAGGAAGAAGACCACGAGACGCTGAAGACCGAGGATCCGGCGGCGGTCAAGAACGTCGTCGAGTGGATCCTTTCGCTTTGA
- a CDS encoding DmsE family decaheme c-type cytochrome, producing the protein MSKQVSGIRRWMLAVLAGVALIGHAYAAKDVVQVGDAVCTRCHDEGEAKPVLSIGQTRHGTMADKNAGTCTACHGESPTHVSKPSDVTERPKPTVNFGPKSSTPIEERNQVCLNCHQGGQRTHWQTGAHAAANMECTSCHKIHSSEDPVRDRQTQPDVCFSCHKEQRAQVMRPNHHPIPERKVVCVDCHNPHGSAGPKLMQRDSVVATCYTCHMEKRGPFVRSHQPVTEDCTICHTPHGSVNDNLLKQRAPFLCQQCHENQTHQQMVPNPEGAVSGAASFATKLIVGRGCLNCHTNIHGTNNPFDDTNSGRALRR; encoded by the coding sequence ATGAGCAAGCAAGTAAGTGGCATCCGTAGGTGGATGCTGGCTGTGCTGGCCGGGGTAGCGCTAATCGGTCATGCATATGCCGCAAAGGACGTTGTCCAGGTTGGCGACGCGGTCTGTACGCGCTGCCACGACGAAGGCGAGGCCAAGCCGGTCCTGTCGATCGGCCAGACCCGCCACGGCACCATGGCGGACAAGAATGCCGGAACCTGTACCGCGTGCCACGGCGAGAGTCCGACGCACGTGAGTAAGCCGTCCGATGTGACGGAGCGCCCGAAACCCACCGTCAATTTCGGGCCGAAATCCTCGACGCCGATCGAGGAGCGCAACCAGGTCTGTCTGAACTGCCACCAGGGCGGCCAGCGCACGCATTGGCAGACCGGCGCGCACGCCGCTGCGAACATGGAGTGCACGTCGTGCCACAAGATCCATTCGTCGGAGGATCCGGTCCGCGACCGCCAGACCCAGCCCGATGTCTGCTTCAGTTGCCACAAGGAGCAGCGCGCGCAGGTGATGCGCCCGAACCACCATCCGATCCCCGAGCGCAAGGTCGTGTGCGTCGATTGCCACAACCCGCACGGTTCGGCCGGTCCGAAGCTGATGCAGCGCGACAGTGTTGTCGCCACCTGCTACACGTGCCACATGGAAAAGCGCGGGCCCTTCGTGCGCAGCCACCAGCCGGTGACGGAAGACTGCACGATCTGCCACACGCCGCATGGCAGTGTGAATGACAACCTGCTCAAGCAGCGTGCGCCATTCCTGTGCCAGCAGTGTCATGAGAACCAGACCCATCAGCAGATGGTGCCGAATCCGGAAGGGGCGGTGTCGGGGGCGGCTTCGTTCGCGACCAAGCTGATTGTCGGACGCGGCTGCCTGAACTGCCATACGAACATCCACGGCACCAACAACCCGTTCGATGACACGAACTCCGGCCGTGCGCTGCGCCGCTGA
- a CDS encoding methyl-accepting chemotaxis protein — translation MMQRLKNSPIWVRLMLAIGTLLIAVGTTLVVWVSAEQESMAISQSHDFAETINQMTMATLVFMKSTKTIKKRAIYLDQVKKSSGLTDMRVVRAEPVIHQFGDGDEDEMNVGPDEKAAIDSAKPFFDLRTDPVKGKILKAVFPAINRTNYLGKDCTECHDEYPEGTVLGAVTMEVSLNRMDAAVSAARSKLIGGALAALGLMMVLIFVFLQAVVARPLAELSSRLRDISEGEGDLTQRLPVRAEDEVGKAAAYFNKMMEKLQGVIRNISSSADQVSSAATDLQRGAVQIRAGAGEQSEKSASAASAVEQMAASIMSVAQASGEVLKVARDSLSRAEAGNADVRELTGRLSDVESAVSKMTQTVGDFIHNTDAISSLTAQVKEIADQTNLLALNAAIEAARAGEHGRGFAVVADEVRKLAEKSTRSASDIDDVTHKLNSGSVGVREAITQGAHALVLIRESMLRVSEALRSNMESAGGVTDGMNSIATATDEQMKASTLAASSVEMIAGLAQQTSSSLDGVACATASLEALSAQLRDEIRRFRI, via the coding sequence ATGATGCAACGACTGAAGAACTCGCCGATCTGGGTCCGCCTGATGCTGGCGATCGGAACCCTCCTGATCGCCGTCGGTACGACCTTGGTCGTATGGGTGTCGGCGGAGCAGGAGAGCATGGCGATCAGCCAGTCCCATGACTTCGCCGAGACCATCAACCAGATGACGATGGCGACGCTGGTGTTCATGAAGAGCACCAAGACGATCAAGAAGCGTGCGATCTACCTCGATCAGGTGAAGAAGTCGTCGGGACTCACGGACATGCGGGTCGTTCGGGCGGAGCCGGTCATCCATCAGTTCGGCGACGGCGACGAAGACGAAATGAACGTCGGGCCCGACGAAAAGGCGGCGATCGACAGCGCCAAGCCCTTCTTCGACCTGCGCACCGACCCCGTCAAAGGCAAGATCCTGAAGGCGGTCTTCCCGGCGATCAATCGCACCAACTATCTCGGCAAGGACTGCACCGAGTGTCATGACGAGTACCCCGAAGGAACGGTGCTGGGGGCGGTGACGATGGAGGTCTCGCTCAACCGCATGGATGCGGCCGTCTCGGCTGCACGCTCCAAGTTGATCGGCGGCGCGCTCGCGGCGCTGGGCCTGATGATGGTCCTCATTTTCGTGTTCCTGCAGGCGGTAGTCGCGCGCCCGCTGGCCGAACTGTCCAGCCGGCTGCGCGACATTTCGGAAGGCGAGGGCGATCTCACGCAGCGTCTGCCGGTACGCGCCGAGGACGAGGTGGGCAAGGCCGCGGCCTACTTCAACAAGATGATGGAGAAACTGCAGGGCGTCATCCGCAACATTTCCTCGTCGGCCGATCAGGTTTCGAGCGCCGCCACCGATCTCCAGCGCGGGGCGGTCCAGATTCGCGCCGGGGCCGGTGAGCAGTCCGAAAAATCCGCTTCGGCGGCGTCGGCAGTCGAACAGATGGCTGCGAGCATCATGTCGGTCGCCCAGGCGAGTGGTGAGGTGCTCAAGGTCGCGCGCGACAGCCTGTCGCGCGCCGAAGCCGGCAATGCCGACGTGCGTGAGCTCACGGGAAGGCTGTCCGATGTCGAAAGTGCGGTGAGCAAGATGACCCAGACCGTCGGCGACTTCATCCACAACACCGATGCGATCTCGAGTCTGACCGCACAGGTAAAGGAGATCGCCGACCAGACCAACCTGCTGGCGCTCAACGCTGCCATCGAGGCCGCCCGCGCGGGCGAACACGGTAGAGGCTTTGCGGTCGTTGCAGACGAAGTGCGCAAACTCGCAGAGAAGTCCACCCGCTCGGCAAGCGACATCGACGACGTTACGCACAAGCTCAATAGCGGTTCGGTCGGCGTGCGTGAAGCGATCACGCAGGGGGCGCATGCGCTGGTGCTGATTCGCGAGTCGATGCTGAGGGTGTCCGAGGCTTTGCGCAGCAACATGGAGTCGGCCGGCGGTGTCACCGACGGAATGAACAGCATCGCCACGGCTACCGACGAACAGATGAAGGCGAGCACGCTGGCGGCCAGCAGCGTCGAGATGATTGCCGGGCTCGCACAGCAGACGAGCTCTTCGCTCGATGGTGTCGCGTGCGCGACGGCCAGCCTGGAGGCGTTGTCGGCACAGTTGCGCGACGAGATCCGGCGCTTCCGTATCTAG
- a CDS encoding NADP-dependent malic enzyme: MDQDFIAAALEYHRSPTRGKISVVPTKSLTNQRDLALAYSPGVAAACDAIVEDPANAREYTSRGNLVAVVTNGTAVLGLGNIGPLASKPVMEGKGCLFKKFAGIDVFDIELAENDPDKLIEIIAALEPTLGGINLEDIKAPECFYIEKKLRERMKIPVFHDDQHGTAIISTAGLINGLKVIGKDIAKVKLVCSGAGAAAIACLDLMVALGLQRENVYVCDSKGVIYVGREDNMEANKARYAQKTDSRTLADVMVGADVFLGLSTAGVLKPEMVASMADTPLIFALANPNPEILPEDAKKARPDCIIATGRSDYANQVNNVLCFPFIFRGALDVGATTINEEMKLACVRAIAELAQAEQSDIVASAYGGADLRFGPEYIIPKPFDPRLIVKIAPAVAKAAMDSGVATKPIDDLAAYAASLSDFVYQSGIVMKPVFAAAKRVPAEFKRVLYSEGEDERVLHAARVVIEENLARPILIGRPSVIEMRIQKIGLNLVPGRDFDIINPESDPRYKELWQEYHRMMCRDGVTPELAKAKMRRDTTLIGCMVLRRGDADALVCGTFGSYDYHFKQVEDVIGLKPGAKLFASMSLLLLPKRTLAITDPYVNENPDAEEVAEIARMAAEELRRFGIEPRVALVSHSNFGSSNSASARKMRQAAAILREAAPGLECDGEMHGDSALSPEIRAKANAESTLVGEANLVVMPNIDAANISFNMMKMANSDGVSIGPMLLGARLPVHILTPSATVRRLVNITAVSVVDAYEQRMQSSAAV, translated from the coding sequence ATGGATCAGGATTTCATCGCAGCGGCACTCGAATATCACCGTTCGCCGACGCGCGGCAAGATTTCGGTCGTTCCGACCAAGAGCCTCACGAACCAGCGCGATTTGGCGCTGGCTTACTCGCCCGGCGTCGCCGCGGCGTGCGACGCGATCGTCGAGGATCCGGCGAACGCGCGCGAATACACCTCGCGCGGCAACCTCGTTGCGGTCGTCACCAACGGCACAGCGGTGCTCGGTCTGGGCAACATCGGTCCGCTCGCCTCGAAGCCGGTCATGGAAGGTAAGGGCTGCCTGTTCAAGAAATTCGCCGGTATCGATGTGTTCGACATCGAACTGGCCGAGAACGACCCCGATAAGCTCATCGAGATCATCGCCGCACTCGAGCCCACGCTCGGTGGCATCAACCTCGAAGACATCAAGGCGCCCGAGTGCTTCTATATCGAGAAGAAGCTGCGCGAGCGTATGAAGATCCCGGTCTTCCACGATGACCAGCACGGTACTGCGATCATCTCCACAGCCGGCCTCATCAACGGCCTGAAGGTCATCGGCAAGGACATCGCGAAGGTCAAGCTCGTGTGTTCCGGCGCCGGCGCCGCCGCAATCGCCTGCCTGGACCTGATGGTTGCGCTCGGTCTCCAGCGCGAAAACGTCTACGTCTGCGACTCCAAGGGCGTGATCTACGTCGGGCGTGAAGACAACATGGAGGCCAACAAGGCCCGTTACGCACAGAAGACCGACTCGCGCACCTTGGCCGATGTGATGGTTGGCGCGGACGTGTTCCTCGGCCTGTCCACCGCGGGCGTGCTGAAGCCCGAGATGGTCGCTTCGATGGCCGACACGCCGCTGATCTTCGCGCTGGCCAACCCGAACCCCGAAATCCTGCCGGAAGATGCGAAGAAGGCGCGCCCCGACTGCATCATTGCGACCGGGCGTTCTGACTACGCCAACCAGGTGAACAATGTCCTGTGCTTCCCGTTCATCTTCCGTGGCGCACTCGACGTCGGCGCGACGACGATCAACGAGGAGATGAAGCTCGCGTGCGTGCGCGCGATCGCCGAGCTGGCTCAGGCGGAGCAGAGCGACATCGTGGCATCGGCCTATGGCGGCGCCGACCTGCGTTTCGGCCCCGAGTACATCATCCCGAAGCCCTTCGATCCGCGCCTGATCGTCAAGATCGCACCGGCCGTCGCGAAGGCCGCGATGGACTCGGGCGTCGCGACCAAGCCGATCGACGATCTGGCCGCTTACGCGGCGAGCCTGTCCGACTTCGTGTATCAGTCCGGCATCGTCATGAAGCCGGTGTTCGCCGCAGCGAAGCGCGTGCCGGCCGAGTTCAAGCGCGTGCTGTACTCTGAAGGTGAGGACGAGCGTGTCCTGCACGCTGCGCGCGTCGTCATCGAGGAAAACCTCGCCCGTCCGATCCTCATCGGCCGCCCGAGCGTCATCGAGATGCGCATCCAGAAGATCGGCCTGAACCTCGTTCCGGGCCGCGACTTCGACATCATCAATCCGGAATCGGACCCGCGCTACAAGGAGCTGTGGCAGGAATACCACCGCATGATGTGTCGCGACGGCGTCACGCCCGAGCTGGCGAAGGCCAAGATGCGCCGCGACACGACGCTCATCGGCTGCATGGTCCTGCGCCGTGGCGACGCGGACGCGCTGGTGTGCGGCACCTTCGGCTCCTACGACTACCACTTCAAGCAGGTTGAGGACGTGATCGGCCTCAAGCCGGGTGCGAAGCTCTTCGCGTCGATGAGCCTGCTGCTGCTGCCCAAGCGCACGCTGGCGATCACCGACCCGTACGTGAACGAGAATCCGGACGCGGAGGAGGTGGCCGAGATCGCGCGCATGGCCGCCGAAGAGCTGCGCCGCTTCGGCATCGAGCCGCGTGTTGCGCTGGTGTCGCACTCCAACTTCGGCAGTTCGAACTCCGCCTCTGCACGCAAGATGCGCCAGGCGGCGGCGATCCTGCGCGAAGCGGCCCCCGGCCTCGAGTGCGACGGCGAGATGCATGGTGATTCGGCGCTGTCGCCGGAGATCCGCGCCAAGGCCAACGCTGAGTCGACGCTGGTCGGTGAGGCCAACCTGGTCGTGATGCCGAACATTGACGCTGCCAACATCTCCTTCAACATGATGAAGATGGCCAACAGCGACGGCGTTTCGATCGGCCCGATGCTGCTGGGCGCGCGCCTGCCGGTGCACATCCTGACGCCGTCCGCGACGGTGCGTCGTCTCGTGAACATTACCGCCGTGTCGGTGGTTGACGCCTACGAGCAGCGCATGCAGTCGAGCGCTGCCGTGTAA
- the dnaE gene encoding DNA polymerase III subunit alpha, giving the protein MTASHEPRFIHLRLHSEYSISDGIVQIDQAIARAAADGMPALGISDLANLFGMVKFYKGARGKGMKPIIGVDAWITNDTDRDKPFRALLICKNRKGYGQMCELLTRAFLDNKYRGRAEIRRDWFADGAASDLLCLSGAREGEVGQALANGNVELADRLAAEWAALFPDAYYIELQRAGHAGAEGYVRQAVQLAGRLGLPVVATHPVQFLKREDFKAHEARVCIAQGYVLADKRRPRDYTEEQYLKSQDEMCELFADIPEALENSVEIARRCSLTVQLGKNFLPQFPTPEGMTLDDFLVAEAKAGLEVRLQELYPDEAERERQRPTYEARLRFETDTIIQMGFPGYFLIVADFINWGKQNGVPVGPGRGSGAGSLVAYSLRITDIDPLAYALLFERFLNPERVSMPDFDIDFCQDNRYRVIEYVRERYGKDAVSQIVTFGTMASKAVVRDVGRVLDLPYGLCDRLSKLIPIEGAKPVSLAKAYEMESQIGEMMKDGNDGESVQELWSLAEPLEGLSRNVGMHAGGVLIAPGKLTDFCPLYIADGDDATPVSQFDKDDVEAVGLVKFDFLGLRNLTIIELAVEYVERLTGTKPDLAALPFTDPAAYQILKDANTTAIFQVESDGMKKLLKKLAPDRFEDIIAVLALYRPGPLGSGMVDDFILRKKGQQEIDYFHPDLKPCLEPTYGVIVYQEQVMQISQIIGGYTLGGADMLRRAMGKKKADEMAKHRETIAAGAKQKGYDPALAEQLFDLMTKFAEYGFNKSHTAAYAVVTYHTAWLKAHHCAAFMAATMSADLDNTDTIKIFFEDSLANGLTILPPDVNQSDYRFVPTDRKTIRYGLGAVKGVGEPAVRSILDARKKDGPYKDLFDFCARVDRRMVNRRVIEALIRSGAFDTVAPSGTADRARLLATVGLAMEAAEQAAANAMQGGLFDLVPEAAGAAPQYVTVRSWTERERLKEEKTAIGFFLSGHPFNSFREEVRRFIRRPLSQLEPSRDLAMLAGVVMDVRTKMTNRGKMAFVVLDDGSQVREVSVFSEVFDSNRTKIVTDEVLVVEGKVSNDDFTGGLRIVADKLLSLGEARSRFARALQISVNGEVKRAGGAAAAADKLETLLSPFRDGVCPISLHYRNEQAQAELPLGAAWRVRLDDALLDSLREWLPPESVEILYPS; this is encoded by the coding sequence ATGACTGCTTCTCACGAACCCCGCTTCATCCACCTTCGCCTGCACTCCGAGTACTCGATCTCCGACGGCATCGTCCAGATCGACCAAGCGATCGCCCGCGCGGCGGCCGACGGCATGCCGGCACTGGGGATCTCCGACCTCGCCAACCTGTTCGGCATGGTCAAGTTCTACAAGGGCGCACGCGGGAAGGGCATGAAGCCGATCATCGGCGTCGATGCCTGGATCACCAACGACACCGATCGCGACAAGCCCTTCCGCGCCCTGCTGATCTGCAAGAACCGCAAGGGCTACGGGCAGATGTGTGAGCTGCTGACCCGCGCCTTCCTCGACAACAAGTACCGCGGGCGTGCCGAAATTCGCCGCGACTGGTTCGCCGACGGCGCTGCGTCCGACCTGCTGTGTCTGTCCGGTGCACGCGAAGGGGAAGTGGGGCAGGCACTGGCGAACGGCAACGTCGAACTTGCCGATCGGCTCGCCGCCGAATGGGCCGCATTGTTCCCGGACGCCTACTACATCGAGTTGCAGCGCGCAGGCCATGCGGGTGCGGAGGGTTACGTGCGTCAGGCCGTGCAACTGGCCGGCAGGCTGGGGTTGCCGGTGGTGGCGACCCACCCCGTGCAATTCCTCAAGCGCGAGGACTTCAAGGCCCACGAGGCGCGCGTATGCATCGCGCAGGGTTATGTGCTGGCCGACAAGCGTCGCCCGCGCGACTACACCGAGGAGCAGTACCTCAAGAGTCAGGACGAGATGTGCGAGTTGTTCGCCGACATCCCGGAGGCACTTGAGAACTCCGTCGAGATCGCACGCCGCTGCTCGCTGACGGTGCAACTGGGCAAGAACTTCCTGCCGCAGTTCCCGACGCCGGAAGGGATGACGCTCGACGACTTCCTCGTCGCCGAGGCCAAGGCCGGCCTCGAAGTGCGCCTGCAGGAGCTGTATCCGGACGAAGCCGAACGCGAGCGCCAGCGTCCGACCTACGAGGCGCGGCTCAGGTTCGAGACCGACACCATCATCCAGATGGGCTTCCCCGGCTACTTCCTGATCGTTGCAGACTTCATCAACTGGGGCAAGCAGAATGGCGTGCCGGTCGGACCGGGGCGGGGCTCGGGTGCGGGCTCGCTGGTGGCGTACAGCCTGCGCATCACCGACATCGATCCGCTCGCCTACGCGCTGCTGTTCGAGCGTTTCCTGAACCCCGAGCGGGTGTCGATGCCCGACTTCGACATCGACTTCTGCCAGGACAACCGCTATCGCGTCATCGAGTACGTGCGCGAGCGCTACGGCAAGGACGCGGTCAGCCAGATCGTCACCTTCGGCACGATGGCCTCGAAGGCCGTCGTGCGAGACGTCGGCCGGGTGCTCGATCTGCCCTACGGCCTGTGCGACCGGCTCTCCAAGCTGATTCCGATCGAAGGCGCGAAGCCCGTTTCGTTGGCGAAGGCCTACGAGATGGAGTCGCAGATCGGCGAGATGATGAAGGACGGCAACGACGGCGAGTCGGTGCAGGAGCTGTGGAGCCTGGCCGAGCCGCTTGAAGGTTTGAGCCGAAACGTCGGCATGCACGCTGGCGGCGTGCTGATCGCGCCGGGCAAGCTCACCGACTTCTGTCCGTTGTACATCGCCGACGGGGACGACGCGACGCCCGTGTCGCAGTTCGATAAGGACGACGTGGAAGCCGTCGGCCTCGTGAAGTTCGACTTCCTAGGCCTGCGCAACCTCACCATCATCGAACTCGCAGTCGAGTACGTCGAGCGGCTCACCGGCACCAAGCCCGACCTGGCCGCCTTGCCCTTCACCGACCCCGCCGCCTACCAGATCCTGAAAGACGCGAACACCACCGCGATCTTCCAGGTGGAATCGGACGGGATGAAGAAGCTCCTCAAGAAGCTTGCCCCCGACCGTTTCGAGGACATTATCGCGGTGCTGGCGCTCTACCGTCCGGGGCCGCTCGGCTCGGGCATGGTGGACGACTTCATCCTGCGCAAGAAAGGTCAGCAGGAGATCGACTACTTCCATCCGGACCTCAAGCCCTGCCTCGAGCCGACCTACGGCGTGATCGTGTATCAAGAACAAGTGATGCAGATCTCGCAGATCATCGGCGGCTACACGCTCGGCGGCGCCGACATGCTGCGCCGCGCGATGGGCAAGAAGAAGGCCGACGAGATGGCCAAGCACCGCGAGACCATCGCGGCTGGCGCGAAGCAGAAGGGCTACGATCCGGCGCTCGCCGAGCAGCTTTTCGACCTGATGACGAAGTTCGCGGAGTACGGCTTCAACAAGTCGCACACCGCCGCCTACGCGGTCGTCACCTACCACACGGCGTGGCTCAAGGCGCATCACTGCGCGGCCTTCATGGCTGCGACGATGTCGGCGGACCTCGACAACACGGATACGATCAAGATCTTCTTCGAGGACTCGCTCGCCAACGGGCTGACGATCTTGCCGCCCGACGTGAACCAGTCGGACTACCGTTTCGTCCCGACCGACCGCAAGACGATCCGCTACGGTCTCGGCGCGGTGAAGGGTGTGGGCGAGCCGGCCGTGCGCTCCATCCTCGACGCGCGCAAGAAAGATGGACCGTACAAGGATCTGTTCGATTTCTGCGCGCGTGTAGATCGGCGCATGGTCAATCGGCGCGTGATCGAGGCGCTGATCCGTTCGGGCGCATTCGATACCGTCGCGCCCAGCGGCACCGCAGACCGCGCCCGCCTGCTCGCAACCGTCGGGCTGGCGATGGAGGCCGCCGAGCAGGCGGCGGCGAACGCGATGCAGGGCGGCCTGTTCGATCTCGTGCCGGAGGCGGCCGGTGCGGCGCCCCAATACGTGACCGTGCGCTCGTGGACGGAGCGCGAGCGGCTGAAGGAAGAGAAGACCGCGATCGGCTTCTTCCTTTCGGGTCATCCGTTCAACAGCTTCCGCGAGGAGGTGCGACGTTTCATCCGGCGCCCGCTGTCGCAGCTCGAACCCTCGCGCGACCTCGCGATGCTGGCGGGGGTGGTGATGGACGTGCGCACGAAGATGACGAACCGCGGCAAGATGGCCTTTGTCGTGCTCGACGACGGCTCTCAGGTGCGCGAGGTTTCGGTCTTCTCCGAAGTCTTCGATTCGAACCGGACCAAGATCGTCACCGACGAAGTGTTGGTGGTCGAAGGCAAGGTCAGCAACGACGACTTCACGGGCGGGTTGCGCATCGTCGCCGACAAGCTGCTGTCGCTAGGCGAGGCGCGTTCGCGCTTTGCCAGGGCACTTCAGATCAGCGTGAATGGCGAAGTGAAGCGTGCGGGCGGGGCTGCCGCAGCGGCGGATAAGCTCGAAACGCTGCTCTCGCCGTTCCGCGACGGCGTCTGCCCGATCTCGCTGCATTATCGCAACGAACAGGCCCAGGCGGAGCTGCCCCTCGGCGCGGCCTGGCGTGTGCGCCTCGACGACGCGCTGCTCGACAGCCTGCGCGAGTGGCTGCCGCCCGAATCGGTTGAGATCCTGTATCCGAGCTGA
- a CDS encoding DUF2905 domain-containing protein: MQRLLIILGLLVLAAGLFWPWLARIPFGRLPGDIHIHRDGFDFFFPITTGLLVSAILSLLIWLFRR, encoded by the coding sequence ATGCAAAGACTGCTGATCATCCTCGGCCTTCTCGTTCTCGCCGCCGGGCTGTTCTGGCCCTGGCTTGCCAGGATTCCGTTCGGTCGTCTGCCGGGCGATATCCACATCCATCGCGACGGTTTCGATTTCTTCTTCCCGATTACGACGGGTCTGCTCGTCTCCGCCATCCTGAGTCTGCTTATCTGGCTGTTCCGGCGTTAA
- a CDS encoding quinone oxidoreductase, giving the protein MTHAIRFHQTGGAEVLRWEAVDVGAPAAGEVTVRHHAIGLNYIDTYHRSGLYPVPLPSGLGLEGAGVVEAVGEGVTDVVPGDRVAYAGGPLGAYSEVRNLPAHRVVKLPAALTFEQGAAMMLQGLTAQYLLRRTYRVQAGDTVLIHAAAGGVGLIACQWAKALGATVIGTVGSDAKAELARAHGCDHPIVYTRENFNERVREITGGAGVPVVYDSIGKDTFMDSLRCLRPLGMMVLFGAASGPVPPFDPNLLNTLGSLYLTRPGIAAYTAKREDLVAMANELFDVVDSGKVRIEINQRYALKDAAQAHLDLEARRTTGSTILLP; this is encoded by the coding sequence ATGACTCACGCGATTCGCTTCCATCAGACCGGTGGCGCCGAAGTGCTCCGGTGGGAAGCTGTCGATGTCGGCGCGCCGGCCGCGGGTGAGGTGACCGTCCGTCATCACGCGATCGGCCTGAACTATATCGATACCTATCATCGTAGCGGGCTGTATCCGGTGCCTCTGCCCTCCGGCCTGGGTCTGGAAGGCGCGGGAGTGGTCGAGGCCGTGGGCGAGGGCGTCACCGACGTCGTGCCGGGGGATCGGGTGGCCTACGCCGGCGGCCCGCTCGGAGCCTATTCCGAAGTGCGCAACCTGCCCGCGCATCGCGTGGTGAAGCTGCCCGCGGCGCTAACCTTCGAGCAGGGTGCGGCGATGATGCTGCAGGGGCTCACGGCACAATACCTGCTGCGTCGCACCTACCGTGTGCAGGCGGGCGATACGGTGCTAATCCACGCCGCGGCGGGCGGTGTCGGCCTGATCGCCTGCCAGTGGGCGAAGGCGCTGGGCGCTACCGTGATCGGCACGGTCGGATCCGACGCCAAGGCCGAGCTGGCGCGCGCCCACGGGTGCGACCATCCGATCGTTTACACGCGCGAGAATTTCAATGAACGGGTCCGCGAGATCACCGGCGGTGCGGGCGTGCCTGTCGTGTACGACTCGATCGGCAAGGACACCTTCATGGACTCGCTGCGCTGCCTGCGCCCGCTGGGCATGATGGTGCTGTTCGGCGCGGCGTCCGGGCCGGTGCCGCCGTTCGACCCCAACCTGCTGAACACGCTGGGCTCGCTCTACTTAACGCGTCCCGGCATCGCGGCCTACACCGCGAAACGCGAGGATCTCGTGGCGATGGCGAACGAGCTCTTCGACGTGGTCGACTCGGGCAAGGTGAGGATCGAGATCAATCAGCGGTACGCCCTGAAAGATGCAGCCCAGGCGCACCTCGACCTCGAGGCGCGTCGCACCACCGGTTCGACGATCCTGTTGCCTTGA
- a CDS encoding peroxiredoxin has protein sequence MAVLVGKKAPDFTASAVLGNNEITNITFSQVTKGKYAVVFFYPLDFTFVCPSELIAFDHRLDEFKQRGVEVLGVSIDSQFTHLAWKNTPVNNGGIGQVQYTLVADVKHEICRAYDVEAEGGVAFRGSFLIDKNGVVRHQVVNDLPLGRNIDEMIRMVDALQFTEEHGEVCPAGWNKGKAGMKASTSGVAEYLAEHAKEL, from the coding sequence ATGGCAGTCCTCGTCGGCAAGAAGGCCCCGGATTTCACCGCCAGCGCGGTTCTCGGCAACAACGAAATCACGAACATCACGTTCTCGCAGGTCACGAAGGGCAAGTATGCCGTCGTGTTCTTCTACCCGCTGGACTTCACCTTCGTATGCCCGTCGGAGCTGATCGCCTTCGATCACCGCCTGGACGAGTTCAAGCAGCGCGGCGTGGAAGTGCTGGGCGTGTCGATCGACAGCCAGTTCACCCACCTCGCGTGGAAGAACACCCCGGTCAACAACGGCGGCATCGGCCAGGTGCAGTACACGCTGGTCGCCGACGTGAAGCACGAGATCTGCCGCGCCTATGATGTCGAAGCCGAAGGCGGCGTTGCCTTCCGCGGCTCCTTCCTGATCGACAAGAACGGCGTCGTGCGGCACCAGGTCGTCAACGACCTGCCGCTGGGCCGCAACATCGACGAGATGATCCGCATGGTCGATGCGCTGCAGTTCACCGAAGAGCACGGCGAAGTCTGCCCGGCCGGCTGGAACAAGGGCAAGGCCGGCATGAAGGCCAGCACCTCCGGCGTCGCCGAGTACCTGGCCGAGCACGCCAAGGAACTCTGA